A portion of the Acidobacteriaceae bacterium genome contains these proteins:
- the ispD gene encoding 2-C-methyl-D-erythritol 4-phosphate cytidylyltransferase — protein sequence MSVFVILPAAGIGTRMAQTGGAPKQFLEIKGLPILVHSIQAFLALPEVTGVYLAVRENEKPRMNELLDTHSLHGRVHVVTGGDTRQDSVANALSALPSTSDDDIVLVHDAVRPLIEPATIGKTIEAIRKHGAAIVGMPAIDTIKQVERTADGALITATIPRELIVHAQTPQGSLVPLMRRAFTEAQRDEFTGTDEASLLERAGVPVYVVPGSSRNFKVTQPGDLEVAEFYLAG from the coding sequence ATGAGCGTTTTCGTCATTCTTCCCGCAGCCGGCATCGGCACCCGCATGGCCCAGACGGGCGGCGCGCCAAAGCAGTTCCTCGAAATCAAGGGCCTGCCCATCCTCGTCCACTCCATTCAGGCCTTCCTCGCCCTACCCGAAGTCACCGGCGTCTACCTCGCCGTGCGCGAAAACGAAAAGCCGCGCATGAACGAACTGCTCGACACGCACTCCCTCCACGGCCGTGTCCACGTCGTCACCGGCGGCGACACCCGTCAGGACTCTGTCGCCAACGCCCTCAGCGCCCTGCCCTCGACCTCCGACGACGACATCGTCCTCGTCCACGACGCCGTGCGCCCGCTCATCGAACCGGCTACCATCGGCAAAACCATCGAAGCTATCCGCAAACATGGGGCCGCCATCGTCGGCATGCCCGCCATCGATACCATCAAGCAGGTCGAGCGCACCGCCGACGGCGCCCTCATCACCGCCACGATTCCGCGTGAACTCATCGTCCACGCGCAGACCCCGCAGGGTTCACTGGTCCCGCTTATGCGCCGCGCCTTCACCGAAGCTCAGCGCGACGAGTTCACCGGCACCGACGAAGCCTCGCTCCTCGAGCGCGCGGGCGTTCCCGTTTACGTCGTTCCCGGATCCAGCCGCAACTTCAAGGTCACCCAGCCCGGCGATCTCGAAGTCGCCGAGTTCTACCTCGCGGGCTAA
- the tilS gene encoding tRNA lysidine(34) synthetase TilS, producing MAKGTVILPLDAALFRKGERVCCAVSGGADSTAMLLAMVEANGRKDPLGVELSAAHVHHGLRGEEADGDEAFVRELCERLGVPLTVFLVDTTARMEAEGEGLEEAARTLRYAALRGLAVDAIATAHTLDDQAETVVMKLLRGAWTEGLGGIAPELEGKAQSLEPRDSGPRVVRPVLRVRRSEIETFLYAREQGWREDSSNQNVSLTRNKVRHELMPVLRGFNPGLDGVLAGMAEVAREEEAFWAVEVERTLRAVLLPGKPVRGGGRASSTAAGSASGAVEIERLKAMPAALRRRVIRAAIRAAGVRLTAEETAKVLALGGFGGFPGVTGKIGSRLELREGLRVERSARELQWSRESADKGI from the coding sequence ATGGCGAAGGGTACTGTGATTCTGCCGCTGGATGCGGCTTTGTTTCGTAAGGGGGAGCGGGTTTGCTGTGCGGTGTCGGGTGGGGCCGACTCGACGGCGATGCTGCTGGCGATGGTGGAGGCCAATGGCCGAAAGGATCCGCTGGGCGTGGAGTTGAGCGCAGCGCATGTTCACCATGGGCTGCGAGGCGAAGAAGCTGACGGCGATGAGGCGTTTGTGCGCGAGCTTTGTGAGCGGCTGGGGGTGCCGCTAACCGTGTTTCTCGTGGACACGACAGCCCGTATGGAGGCCGAGGGCGAAGGGCTGGAAGAAGCGGCCCGGACGCTGCGGTATGCGGCTTTGCGCGGGTTGGCGGTGGATGCCATCGCAACGGCGCACACGCTGGATGATCAGGCTGAGACTGTGGTGATGAAGCTGTTGCGCGGAGCGTGGACTGAGGGTTTGGGGGGGATTGCCCCAGAATTAGAGGGAAAAGCGCAGAGTTTAGAGCCAAGAGACAGCGGGCCGAGGGTGGTAAGGCCGGTTTTGCGGGTTCGGAGGAGCGAAATTGAAACGTTTTTATACGCGCGGGAGCAGGGTTGGAGAGAGGATTCGTCGAACCAAAATGTGAGTCTGACGCGGAATAAGGTGCGGCATGAGTTGATGCCGGTGCTGCGTGGATTCAACCCGGGGCTGGATGGAGTGCTGGCCGGGATGGCTGAGGTGGCCCGCGAGGAAGAGGCTTTCTGGGCGGTCGAGGTGGAGCGGACGCTGCGAGCGGTGTTGTTGCCCGGCAAGCCGGTGCGTGGGGGCGGCCGGGCGAGTTCGACGGCGGCCGGGTCGGCGAGTGGGGCGGTGGAGATTGAGCGGCTGAAGGCGATGCCTGCGGCGCTGCGGCGGCGGGTGATTCGGGCAGCGATCCGAGCCGCTGGGGTTCGGCTGACGGCGGAGGAGACGGCGAAGGTGCTGGCCTTGGGTGGTTTTGGCGGGTTCCCGGGAGTTACGGGGAAGATTGGGAGCCGGTTGGAGCTGCGCGAGGGGCTGCGGGTGGAGCGGTCGGCGAGAGAGCTGCAGTGGAGCCGGGAGTCGGCCGATAAGGGGATTTGA